In the Longimicrobium terrae genome, one interval contains:
- a CDS encoding insulinase family protein, with protein MTTSMMHRAAALAIVLAGTALPAAAQQTTPPPALPARPIQFPPFTERTLPNGMRLLVVENHSLPLVNLDLYIRSGTGADPAQRLGTASIVASMLDKGTATRSATQIAEQVEGVGGVLGAGADQDNLTVSASMLSDQLQMAFELLSDVALHPAFAEQELQTVRAQQLAGLRAAQGNSGYLASRTFEERLFGAQHPYGRRATPASVTAITREDLAAWHRRHFVPANAMLVVSGDVTPARAEQMARAAFGAWTGGAAPTDTFPVPPAHERAEILLVNRPGSVQSSILVGNPGLSANSPDYYAAQVLNMILGASGESRLERVLRGEHGWTYSSRSRYARLLGGGDYRANTEVRTAVTDSALSELVTQLRRIRDEAVPQAELDQAKSFLVSSFPNTLETSGQVAGRIAGARLLGLPASSVTEYPQRIAAVTAADVQRVARQYLNPDRATIVVVGDATQILERVRAIAPVTVLDLEGNPVDAATIRPAAN; from the coding sequence GTGACGACATCCATGATGCACCGCGCGGCCGCGCTGGCGATCGTCCTGGCGGGGACGGCGCTGCCCGCCGCCGCGCAGCAGACCACGCCGCCGCCGGCGCTTCCGGCGCGGCCCATCCAGTTTCCGCCGTTCACGGAGCGCACGCTTCCCAACGGCATGCGGCTGCTGGTGGTGGAAAACCACTCGCTTCCGCTGGTGAACCTGGATCTGTACATCCGCTCCGGCACCGGCGCGGACCCCGCGCAGCGGCTGGGCACGGCCTCCATCGTCGCGTCCATGCTGGACAAGGGAACGGCCACGCGCAGCGCCACGCAGATCGCCGAGCAGGTGGAGGGCGTCGGCGGGGTGCTGGGTGCAGGCGCGGACCAGGACAACCTGACCGTGTCCGCCAGCATGCTGAGCGACCAGCTGCAGATGGCGTTCGAGCTGCTGAGCGACGTGGCGCTGCACCCGGCGTTCGCCGAGCAGGAGCTGCAGACGGTGCGGGCGCAGCAGCTGGCCGGGCTTCGCGCGGCGCAGGGCAACTCCGGCTACCTGGCCAGCCGCACCTTCGAGGAGCGGCTGTTCGGCGCCCAGCATCCGTACGGGCGGCGCGCCACCCCGGCCTCGGTGACGGCCATCACCCGTGAGGACCTGGCCGCGTGGCACCGCAGGCACTTCGTTCCCGCCAACGCCATGCTCGTGGTCTCCGGCGACGTGACGCCGGCGCGGGCGGAGCAGATGGCCCGCGCGGCGTTCGGCGCGTGGACCGGCGGCGCGGCCCCGACGGACACCTTTCCCGTCCCGCCGGCGCACGAGCGCGCGGAGATTCTGCTGGTGAACCGTCCCGGCTCGGTGCAGAGCTCCATCCTGGTGGGCAATCCGGGGCTGTCCGCGAACAGCCCGGACTACTACGCCGCACAGGTGCTCAACATGATCTTGGGCGCCAGCGGCGAGTCGCGGCTGGAGCGCGTCCTTCGCGGCGAGCACGGGTGGACGTACAGCTCGCGTTCGCGCTACGCCCGTCTGCTGGGCGGCGGCGACTATCGCGCAAACACCGAGGTGCGCACGGCGGTGACGGACAGCGCGCTTTCGGAGCTGGTGACGCAGCTGCGCCGCATCCGCGACGAGGCCGTGCCGCAGGCGGAGCTGGACCAGGCCAAGAGCTTCCTGGTTTCGTCGTTCCCCAACACGCTCGAGACGTCGGGGCAGGTGGCGGGACGCATTGCCGGGGCGCGGCTGCTGGGGCTGCCCGCGTCGTCGGTGACGGAGTATCCGCAGCGCATCGCGGCCGTAACGGCGGCGGACGTGCAGCGGGTAGCGCGCCAGTACCTGAACCCCGATCGCGCCACCATCGTGGTGGTGGGCGACGCGACGCAGATTCTGGAGCGGGTTCGCGCGATCGCTCCAGTCACCGTTCTGGACCTGGAAGGCAATCCGGTGGATGCCGCCACCATCCGTCCCGCCGCGAACTGA
- a CDS encoding amidohydrolase — MKRALSALALGSLAACAQGRAAGSTSPAPQAAPRAEVPFPSTYRPLPSRTTLIRGGTVMTAAGQIIPNGQVLMRDGRIAAVGATVDAPADAVVVDATGKFVTPGVIDTHSHLGAYASPGVEASSDGNEATSPNTAEVWVEHSVWPQDPGFVRALEGGVTTMQILPGSANLFGGRSVVLRNVPSRTVQGMKFPGAPYGLKMACGENPKRVYGQRGGPSTRMGEVAGFRSAWIRAADYRRRMDEWDRGGRSASSMPTRDLELETLAGVLRGEILVHNHCYRADEMAQMIDISHEFGFRIRSFHHGVEAYKIRDLMARDSIAGSLWADWWGFKMEALDFTRANLAMVHQAGARAIVHSDDPTGIQKLNQEAAKAVEAGREAGIEVSENDALRWFTANAAWALGIDGETGTLESGKRADVVIWSANPFSVYARADRVYIDGALLFDRFDPSRQPQTDFELGLFPAEAAR; from the coding sequence ATGAAGCGTGCGTTGTCCGCGCTCGCGCTGGGCTCGCTGGCCGCCTGCGCGCAAGGCCGCGCGGCAGGCTCCACCAGCCCCGCGCCCCAGGCCGCGCCCCGGGCCGAAGTCCCCTTTCCGTCCACCTACCGCCCGCTTCCCTCGCGCACCACGCTCATCCGCGGCGGCACGGTGATGACGGCGGCCGGGCAGATCATCCCCAACGGCCAGGTGCTGATGCGGGACGGCCGGATCGCGGCGGTCGGCGCCACCGTCGACGCCCCGGCCGACGCGGTGGTGGTGGACGCCACCGGAAAGTTCGTCACCCCGGGCGTCATCGACACGCACTCGCACCTGGGCGCGTACGCCAGCCCCGGCGTGGAAGCCAGCTCCGACGGCAACGAGGCCACCAGCCCCAACACCGCCGAGGTGTGGGTGGAGCACTCCGTGTGGCCGCAGGACCCCGGCTTCGTCCGCGCCCTGGAGGGCGGCGTGACGACCATGCAGATCCTGCCCGGCTCCGCCAACCTGTTCGGCGGGCGCAGCGTCGTGCTGCGCAACGTGCCCAGCCGCACCGTGCAGGGAATGAAGTTCCCCGGCGCGCCGTACGGCCTCAAGATGGCCTGCGGCGAAAACCCCAAGCGCGTCTACGGGCAGCGCGGCGGCCCCAGCACCCGCATGGGCGAGGTGGCCGGCTTCCGCAGCGCGTGGATCCGCGCCGCCGACTACCGCCGGCGGATGGACGAGTGGGACCGCGGCGGCCGCAGCGCCTCCAGCATGCCCACGCGCGACCTGGAGCTGGAAACGCTGGCGGGCGTGCTGCGCGGCGAAATCCTCGTCCACAATCACTGCTATCGTGCCGATGAGATGGCGCAGATGATCGACATCTCGCACGAGTTCGGCTTCCGCATCCGCTCGTTTCACCACGGCGTGGAGGCGTACAAGATCCGCGACCTGATGGCGCGCGACTCCATCGCCGGCTCGCTGTGGGCCGACTGGTGGGGCTTCAAGATGGAGGCGCTGGACTTCACCCGCGCCAACCTGGCCATGGTGCACCAGGCCGGCGCCCGCGCCATCGTGCACTCCGACGACCCCACGGGGATCCAGAAGCTGAACCAGGAAGCCGCCAAGGCTGTCGAGGCCGGACGCGAGGCGGGAATTGAGGTCAGCGAGAACGACGCGCTGCGCTGGTTTACCGCCAACGCCGCCTGGGCGCTGGGCATCGACGGCGAGACGGGGACGCTGGAAAGCGGCAAGCGCGCCGACGTCGTCATCTGGTCCGCCAATCCGTTCAGCGTCTACGCCCGCGCCGACCGCGTGTACATCGACGGCGCGCTCCTCTTTGACCGCTTTGATCCGTCGCGCCAGCCGCAGACGGACTTTGAGCTGGGACTCTTTCCGGCGGAGGCCGCCCGATGA
- a CDS encoding amidohydrolase family protein — protein MNHKLLAAAAAAALAASPAAAQTIAITGGTVHPISGPAIQNGTVIIQNGRITAVGAGLAAPAGARVIDARGKVVTPGLFEPSTNMALVEVESVDETNDARFQNDEDRVAAAFNVSDGINPRSMVIPVTRIAGVTTVISRPQGGLISGQGIGIDLIGNNVADMVITPGPIAMFASVSENVQESAGNGTRSGVFMRMREVLDDARTWARNPQAFERGETRQFSISRLDLAALQPVLRGELPLVVEAHRASDIQTIIRLADEYKIRLIITGGTEAWMVAGDLARARVPVLVKVLRNLPESFESLGARYENAALLRRAGVQVAITTGETFKAYNIRQEAGNAVAYGLPYDEALRAVTLAPAQIFGVADRYGSLEAGKVADVVVWDGDPLEMLTRVNTVIIRGREVPMTSRETMLRDRYMNLDENARSYRQ, from the coding sequence ATGAACCACAAGCTGCTCGCCGCGGCCGCCGCCGCCGCGCTGGCCGCCAGCCCCGCCGCCGCGCAGACCATCGCCATCACCGGCGGCACGGTGCACCCCATCAGCGGGCCGGCCATCCAGAACGGCACCGTCATCATTCAGAACGGCCGCATCACCGCCGTGGGCGCCGGTCTGGCCGCCCCAGCGGGCGCCCGGGTGATCGACGCGCGCGGCAAGGTCGTCACGCCGGGTCTGTTCGAGCCGTCCACCAACATGGCGCTGGTGGAGGTGGAGTCGGTCGATGAAACCAACGACGCGCGCTTCCAGAACGACGAGGACCGCGTGGCCGCCGCGTTCAACGTGTCGGACGGCATCAATCCCCGGTCGATGGTCATTCCCGTCACCCGCATCGCCGGCGTGACCACGGTCATCAGCCGGCCGCAGGGCGGGCTGATCAGCGGGCAGGGGATCGGCATCGACCTGATCGGCAACAACGTGGCCGACATGGTGATCACGCCCGGCCCCATCGCCATGTTCGCGTCGGTGAGCGAGAACGTGCAGGAGTCGGCGGGCAACGGCACCCGCAGCGGCGTGTTCATGCGCATGCGCGAGGTGCTGGACGACGCGCGGACGTGGGCGCGCAACCCGCAGGCGTTCGAGCGCGGCGAGACGCGCCAGTTCTCCATCAGCCGGCTGGACCTGGCGGCGCTGCAGCCCGTGCTGCGCGGCGAGCTTCCGCTCGTCGTCGAGGCACACCGGGCCAGCGACATCCAGACCATCATCCGCCTTGCGGACGAGTACAAGATCCGGCTGATCATCACCGGCGGCACCGAGGCGTGGATGGTGGCGGGCGACCTGGCCCGGGCGCGCGTGCCGGTGCTGGTGAAGGTGCTGCGCAACCTGCCGGAAAGCTTTGAGTCGCTGGGCGCGCGGTACGAGAACGCGGCGCTGCTGCGGCGCGCGGGCGTGCAGGTGGCCATCACCACCGGCGAAACCTTCAAGGCGTACAACATCCGCCAGGAAGCCGGCAACGCGGTCGCCTACGGCCTTCCGTACGACGAGGCGCTGCGGGCGGTGACGCTGGCCCCCGCGCAGATCTTTGGCGTGGCGGACCGGTACGGCTCGCTGGAGGCGGGCAAGGTGGCGGACGTGGTGGTGTGGGATGGCGATCCGCTGGAGATGCTGACCCGCGTGAACACGGTCATCATCCGCGGCCGCGAGGTGCCCATGACCAGCCGCGAGACGATGCTGCGCGACCGGTACATGAATCTGGATGAGAATGCGCGGTCGTACCGGCAGTGA
- the gyrA gene encoding DNA gyrase subunit A, with product MSDDFTPDLPEDEGTPDLPAGPTSRIINRLIEDEMRESFIDYSMSVIVQRALPDVRDGLKPVHRRILYAMSEAGLIPTRPYKKCATVVGDVLGKYHPHGDSSVYDALVRMVQDFSLRYPLVDGQGNFGSIDGDAAAAYRYTESRMAPLALELLADIDKDTVDFAPNYDDRLTEPRVLPAKVPNLLINGSSGIAVGMATNIPPHNLREVVAACVHLIDNPDATWEDLHQFVRGPDFPTGGIIYGRDGFRGAYEHGRGRVVLRARAEIEEKDGGRGERIIITEVPFQVNKSRLIEHIAELVRDKKIEGISDLRDESDRNIRVVIDLKRDAIPHIVLNQLFKHTQLQSTFGIIMLSLVGGVPKVMGLREMLQHFVQHRHVVVRRRAEFELRKAREREHILEGLKIAVDNIDEVIAIIRGSETTAEAGESLRGRFGLSERQSDAILNMRLARLTGLEIEQLESELADVRATIADLEDILANVERRKSIIKDELTEVSDKFGDERRTDILGDAGSLSIEDLIPDEEMVITVSHAGYIKRVPSDTYRAQARGGRGIEGMKTKEEDWVEHLFLANTHDYLMFFTRDGQCYWLKVHEVPVGSRNSRGKPVVNLINMGGDEKIAALVPVRTFAHDKSLIFATRNGVVKKTSLAAYGNPRRVGINAMNVLDGDELISVQLADGNCDVVLATRDGMAIRFEESDAREMGRATTGVRGISLRKGDLVIGMVVTKAGSTLLVMTEKGMGKRTPVEDYRRQNRGGMGVINVKTSDKTGRVVAMKEVHPGDELMVITREGIIIRTPVDGIRVIGRNTQGVKIINLGSKDSVMDVARVVNEDEEPLPILDATESTGQEVVDSVALEETLGIDPDFDDDDGGVSLDTPADDEPEEDSLDELRADDDF from the coding sequence ATGTCCGACGACTTCACGCCAGACCTGCCGGAGGACGAGGGCACGCCCGATCTTCCGGCCGGCCCCACTTCGCGCATCATCAACCGTCTGATCGAAGACGAAATGCGCGAGTCGTTCATCGACTATTCGATGAGCGTCATCGTGCAGCGCGCGCTTCCCGACGTGCGCGACGGGCTCAAGCCGGTGCACCGGCGCATCCTGTACGCCATGTCCGAAGCCGGCCTCATCCCCACGCGCCCGTACAAGAAGTGCGCGACGGTGGTGGGCGACGTGCTGGGCAAGTACCACCCGCACGGCGACTCGTCGGTGTACGACGCCCTCGTGCGCATGGTGCAGGACTTCTCCCTGCGCTACCCGCTGGTGGACGGCCAGGGCAACTTCGGCTCAATCGACGGCGACGCCGCGGCGGCCTACCGCTACACCGAGTCGCGCATGGCGCCGCTCGCGCTGGAGCTGCTGGCCGACATCGACAAGGACACCGTCGACTTCGCCCCCAACTACGACGACCGGCTCACCGAGCCGCGCGTGCTTCCCGCCAAGGTGCCCAACCTGCTCATCAACGGCAGCAGCGGCATCGCGGTGGGCATGGCCACCAACATCCCCCCGCACAACCTGCGCGAGGTGGTGGCGGCCTGCGTGCACCTGATCGACAACCCCGATGCCACCTGGGAGGACCTGCACCAGTTCGTGCGCGGGCCCGACTTCCCCACCGGCGGCATCATCTACGGGCGCGACGGCTTCCGCGGCGCGTACGAGCACGGCCGCGGGCGCGTGGTGCTGCGCGCGCGCGCCGAGATCGAGGAAAAGGACGGCGGCCGCGGCGAGCGCATCATCATCACCGAAGTGCCGTTCCAGGTGAACAAGTCGCGCCTGATCGAGCACATCGCCGAGCTGGTGCGCGACAAGAAGATCGAGGGCATCAGCGACCTGCGCGACGAGAGCGATCGCAACATCCGCGTCGTCATCGACCTCAAGCGCGACGCCATTCCGCACATCGTGCTCAACCAGCTGTTCAAGCACACGCAGCTGCAGAGCACCTTCGGCATCATCATGCTGTCGCTCGTCGGCGGTGTGCCCAAGGTCATGGGGCTGCGCGAGATGCTGCAGCACTTCGTGCAGCACCGGCACGTAGTCGTCCGCCGCCGCGCGGAGTTCGAGCTGCGCAAGGCGCGCGAGCGCGAGCACATCCTGGAAGGGCTCAAGATCGCCGTCGACAACATCGACGAGGTCATCGCCATCATCCGCGGCTCGGAAACGACGGCCGAGGCGGGCGAAAGCCTGCGCGGGCGCTTCGGGCTGAGCGAGCGGCAGAGCGACGCCATCCTCAACATGCGGCTGGCCCGCCTGACGGGGCTGGAGATCGAGCAGCTGGAATCCGAGCTGGCCGACGTGCGCGCCACCATCGCCGACCTGGAAGACATCCTGGCCAACGTGGAGCGGCGCAAGTCCATCATCAAGGACGAGCTCACCGAGGTCAGCGACAAGTTCGGCGACGAGCGGCGCACCGACATCCTGGGCGACGCGGGCAGCCTCTCCATCGAGGATCTGATCCCCGACGAGGAGATGGTCATCACCGTCAGCCACGCGGGCTACATCAAGCGCGTGCCCAGCGACACCTACCGCGCGCAGGCACGCGGCGGGCGCGGCATCGAAGGGATGAAGACCAAGGAAGAAGACTGGGTGGAGCACCTGTTCCTGGCCAACACCCACGATTACCTGATGTTCTTTACCCGCGACGGCCAGTGCTACTGGCTCAAGGTGCACGAGGTGCCGGTGGGCTCGCGCAACAGCCGCGGCAAGCCGGTGGTGAACCTCATCAACATGGGGGGCGACGAAAAGATCGCCGCCCTGGTGCCGGTTCGCACCTTTGCGCACGACAAGTCACTCATCTTCGCCACGCGAAACGGCGTGGTGAAGAAGACGTCGCTGGCGGCGTACGGCAATCCGCGCCGCGTGGGCATCAACGCCATGAACGTGCTGGACGGCGACGAACTCATCAGCGTGCAGCTGGCGGACGGCAATTGCGACGTGGTGCTGGCCACGCGCGACGGCATGGCCATCCGCTTCGAGGAGTCCGACGCGCGAGAGATGGGGCGCGCCACCACGGGCGTGCGCGGCATCAGCCTGCGCAAGGGCGACCTGGTGATCGGCATGGTGGTCACCAAGGCCGGCAGCACGCTCCTGGTGATGACCGAAAAGGGGATGGGCAAACGCACCCCCGTGGAGGACTACCGCCGCCAGAACCGCGGCGGCATGGGCGTCATCAACGTGAAGACGTCCGACAAGACGGGGCGCGTGGTCGCGATGAAGGAAGTCCATCCCGGCGACGAGCTGATGGTGATTACCCGCGAGGGCATCATCATCCGCACGCCGGTGGACGGCATCCGCGTCATCGGGCGCAACACGCAGGGCGTCAAGATCATCAACCTGGGTTCCAAGGACTCGGTGATGGACGTGGCCCGCGTGGTGAACGAGGACGAGGAGCCGCTTCCCATTCTGGACGCGACGGAAAGCACCGGGCAGGAAGTGGTGGATTCCGTGGCGCTGGAGGAGACGCTGGGGATCGATCCGGACTTCGACGACGATGACGGCGGCGTGAGCCTGGATACGCCGGCGGACGACGAGCCGGAAGAGGATTCGCTGGACGAACTGCGCGCCGACGACGACTTCTGA
- a CDS encoding YqaA family protein has protein sequence MTGAEPGGRWGRWAAHPAGPALLFAFAVLEGCLFPAPTEALYAALALGRPRRAWTLAALAAAGSVVGGVIAWRMGAANFDRVGRPLLARHGLLSRVDAVSELYRRNAAVALMTSGYTPVPYLLYGVVGGASGIPLGTFVLFSAIGRGLKYAVLAGIARVAGPPLRRLLAGHPARIAAAVLAVATAAFSIWLL, from the coding sequence ATGACGGGCGCTGAGCCGGGCGGGCGCTGGGGCCGCTGGGCCGCGCACCCCGCCGGGCCGGCGCTGCTGTTCGCTTTTGCCGTCCTCGAAGGATGCCTGTTCCCCGCGCCCACGGAGGCGCTGTACGCGGCGCTCGCGCTGGGCCGGCCGCGGCGGGCGTGGACGCTGGCGGCGCTCGCGGCGGCGGGATCGGTGGTGGGCGGGGTGATTGCGTGGCGGATGGGCGCGGCGAACTTCGACCGTGTGGGGCGGCCGCTGCTGGCGCGCCACGGCCTGCTTTCGCGCGTGGACGCCGTTTCCGAACTGTACCGGCGCAACGCGGCTGTGGCGTTGATGACGTCTGGCTACACGCCGGTTCCCTACCTGCTGTACGGCGTGGTCGGCGGGGCGAGCGGGATTCCGCTGGGCACGTTCGTCCTCTTTTCCGCCATCGGGCGGGGATTGAAGTACGCGGTGCTCGCGGGGATCGCGCGCGTGGCGGGCCCGCCGCTGCGCCGCCTGCTGGCCGGCCACCCCGCGCGGATCGCGGCCGCGGTCCTCGCGGTCGCCACCGCCGCGTTTTCGATCTGGCTGCTCTGA
- a CDS encoding YIP1 family protein: MSSFTERMIGAATLNIATYEEVEHDRTATGQAAGVVALVAVASVVGAMGSGTEGMVSALVGALASWAVWSAVTYFVGTRMFGGTADWGEMARTIGFAQAPGLLAIFGFIPILGWLIRIVVAIWMLACVIVAIRQALDFTTGRAIGTAVLGFIVLLAIQVFVGLLLGTARIMS, encoded by the coding sequence ATGTCGAGCTTCACCGAGCGGATGATCGGCGCCGCGACGCTGAACATCGCCACGTACGAAGAAGTGGAGCACGACCGCACGGCCACGGGACAGGCCGCGGGCGTGGTGGCGCTGGTGGCCGTCGCCTCCGTGGTGGGCGCCATGGGCAGCGGCACCGAGGGGATGGTGAGCGCGCTGGTGGGGGCGCTGGCGAGCTGGGCGGTGTGGTCGGCCGTCACCTACTTCGTAGGCACGCGCATGTTCGGCGGCACCGCGGACTGGGGCGAAATGGCGCGCACCATCGGCTTTGCGCAGGCGCCGGGGCTGCTGGCGATCTTTGGATTCATCCCCATTCTGGGCTGGCTGATCAGGATCGTCGTGGCGATCTGGATGCTGGCGTGCGTGATCGTCGCCATCCGCCAGGCGCTGGACTTCACCACGGGGCGCGCCATCGGGACGGCGGTGCTGGGATTCATCGTCCTGCTGGCAATCCAGGTGTTCGTCGGCCTCCTGCTCGGCACGGCCCGCATCATGTCCTGA
- a CDS encoding zf-TFIIB domain-containing protein has product MPEAAVLRCPGCGAPATTDLHACSHCSARLATVACPSCFGRVFSGTRHCPHCGTRADRAASESDERSLSCPRCAGELNPVQVGGARLRECARCSGVWVAPDDFTRVTTDAEQQAAVLAFRADAPPAPVETRVQYLSCPVCAKLMNRNNFQRISGVILDQCKDHGAWLDADELRRIIEFIRAGGVDRAREKEKQALSDERRRLERARVITDPALRPVQVVKEEPTPLLTAAVVGLIAFFGMD; this is encoded by the coding sequence ATGCCTGAAGCCGCTGTCCTCCGCTGCCCCGGATGCGGGGCCCCCGCCACGACGGACCTGCACGCCTGCTCGCACTGCTCCGCGCGCCTGGCGACCGTCGCGTGCCCGTCGTGTTTCGGACGAGTGTTTTCCGGAACCCGTCACTGCCCGCACTGCGGCACCCGCGCGGACCGCGCCGCCTCCGAATCCGATGAACGTTCTCTCTCCTGTCCGCGGTGCGCGGGGGAACTGAACCCGGTGCAGGTGGGCGGCGCCCGGCTGCGGGAGTGCGCCCGCTGCTCCGGCGTGTGGGTCGCGCCCGACGACTTCACGCGGGTGACCACCGACGCCGAGCAGCAGGCCGCCGTTCTCGCTTTTCGCGCGGACGCGCCTCCCGCGCCGGTCGAGACGCGCGTGCAGTACCTGAGCTGTCCGGTGTGTGCCAAGCTGATGAACCGCAACAACTTTCAGCGCATTTCGGGCGTGATCCTGGACCAGTGCAAGGACCACGGTGCATGGCTGGATGCGGATGAACTGCGGCGCATCATCGAGTTCATTCGGGCGGGCGGGGTGGACCGGGCGCGCGAAAAGGAGAAGCAGGCGCTGTCGGACGAGCGGCGGCGCCTGGAGCGGGCCCGGGTGATCACCGATCCCGCGCTGCGCCCGGTGCAGGTAGTCAAGGAAGAGCCCACGCCCCTCCTCACCGCGGCGGTGGTGGGGCTGATTGCCTTCTTCGGCATGGACTGA
- a CDS encoding acyl-CoA thioesterase → MTNRLIRPVEIYLNTPPPDPDTPRPVRDSQVTFADLAEPQSQNVAGTLFGGVLLGFIDRAAAFCAMKHAGRPVVTKSFDEVEFNEPIYIGELVIAHASVNFTGQTSMEIGVKVFAQNPITGVERHTNTCYATFVALDDKGRPARVPGIIPETADEKRRNEAGRQRREERLNRSRKRTRG, encoded by the coding sequence ATGACCAACCGGCTGATCCGCCCGGTGGAGATCTACCTGAACACGCCACCGCCCGATCCCGACACGCCGCGCCCCGTGCGCGACTCGCAGGTCACCTTTGCCGACCTGGCCGAGCCGCAGAGCCAGAACGTGGCGGGCACGCTGTTCGGCGGCGTGCTGCTGGGCTTCATCGACCGGGCGGCGGCGTTCTGCGCCATGAAGCACGCGGGCCGGCCCGTCGTCACCAAGAGCTTCGACGAGGTGGAGTTCAACGAGCCCATCTACATCGGCGAGCTGGTGATCGCCCACGCCTCGGTGAATTTCACGGGGCAGACCAGCATGGAGATCGGCGTAAAGGTGTTCGCGCAGAACCCCATCACCGGGGTGGAGCGCCACACCAACACCTGTTACGCCACCTTCGTCGCGCTGGACGACAAGGGCCGCCCCGCGCGCGTCCCCGGCATCATCCCCGAGACGGCGGATGAAAAGCGCCGCAACGAGGCCGGCCGCCAGCGCCGCGAAGAACGCCTCAACCGCAGCCGCAAGCGCACCCGGGGCTGA
- a CDS encoding CDP-alcohol phosphatidyltransferase family protein, producing the protein MPSSTNSASQPLPWGAPALPAVLHHDTPWTWPNLVTATRLVVGLVLFTMAALTGNETLNYYGLAVYWSLDILDGAVARKLNQETLLGGQFDILSDRLLVAFFYLNELYLHPGMAVPIVLFLLQFMGIDHFLSNQYLRHPGIISPNYYYLVDRKIWQLNWSPAGKAFNTGLVTLLLIFTGSAVLVSAVVLAILAIKVYSVILLQRRPMGDAAVR; encoded by the coding sequence ATGCCGTCATCTACGAATTCCGCGTCCCAGCCGCTGCCGTGGGGCGCGCCGGCGCTTCCCGCCGTGCTGCACCACGACACCCCGTGGACGTGGCCCAACCTGGTCACCGCCACCCGCCTCGTCGTGGGGCTGGTGCTGTTCACCATGGCCGCGCTCACCGGCAACGAAACGCTCAACTACTACGGTTTGGCCGTCTACTGGTCGCTCGACATCCTGGACGGCGCGGTCGCTCGCAAGCTCAACCAGGAAACGCTGCTGGGCGGCCAGTTCGACATACTTTCGGACCGGCTTCTGGTCGCCTTCTTCTACCTGAACGAGCTGTACCTGCACCCCGGCATGGCCGTGCCCATCGTCCTCTTTCTGCTGCAGTTCATGGGGATCGACCACTTTCTGAGCAACCAGTACCTGCGCCATCCGGGCATCATCTCGCCTAACTATTACTACCTGGTGGACCGCAAGATCTGGCAGCTCAACTGGTCTCCCGCCGGCAAGGCGTTCAACACGGGGCTCGTGACGCTGCTGCTCATCTTTACCGGATCGGCGGTGCTGGTGAGCGCGGTTGTGCTCGCGATTCTGGCGATCAAGGTGTACTCCGTCATCCTGCTGCAGCGCAGGCCCATGGGGGACGCCGCTGTCCGCTGA